One Triplophysa rosa linkage group LG8, Trosa_1v2, whole genome shotgun sequence genomic window, ATAATCTTACATTTATGATCAAAAACAACCCACAGGGCTCCCTCGTGTTTTGaccaatgaaaattctgccttcGTTTAcgtaccctcatgtcattccaaacctgtatgactttctttcttccgcagaacaccaaagaagattaAGTTTAAACAACAttggatcccattgacttccattgtagtcatttctcaaaatatcttgttttgtgttgtgcagaagaatgAGCCCTTACTATTCCCTTAACTTTTGCTATTTGTGATAACTggacatacacattgaaaaataatttgttttattcattcttaACACCGTTCCAGCAGGCTATATTCATGGCGAGAACTGGTCAATCCATACACAAGTCTGTTCTATACACAAGTCGATCCTTACACAAGTTGGGGGGACGATTTGGAATCCTCAATCAACCTAACCTGCATGTCTTTGGGCTGTGGGAGGAAACCGGCGCATGTAGAGAATCTTCATGATTTTGTCTGACATTTTTCAGGTCTTTTAATGACGGAGCCAATTATTGTATAGAAATACCACTTCAGtcaccaaaaacaaaacattcacacGGTTCACTTGTTGTATTTGCATTTCCATTCAAACAAAAGCCACTGAATGATTCTGAGTGCATATACTCTCCATTATACTGCAGATATGAAATGTCACAAAACAAACTCCTATACATTCAAAAAGAATGGCTTACAGCAATGCActgcaaataaatacacacTAGAAACATACAGAAGGAAAAACAGGACCTTGGTATAATGGAATGTATATACAATAAAGATTGTTTCAGAAATGGGTTTCTATTGCTTAATGTGATCAGCCTCTAGTCTTCCCCTAAAATCATAACTTCAGGTTAACCTTCAGTCTATGACCCCTGTAACTAGCTTATTCAAAAACATGTAACTCAATCTAGCAGCTTTTCTCTAGGgctcataaacaaacacagtctCTCTGTTGTAATCCAAAACGACTGTTATTTTGACAGATTCTTATAATCTAATAACAAGAGACACTGTAAATGTCCTGTCACTACAGTTTCAGATAtgacacacaaaataaaagagTGTTAAAAGAGACCCATGTCTTGCAGATGGAGGAAACCAGACAGCGGTTTCTTTGTGCATATTCGCTCTCTCCAAAACCTCGTGACACACATGAGGCACTGCAAAGCCGTACGGACAGTTAGCGAGCGACCGGGTATACATCGCATGAAAAAAATCCCCAAACCTTACAGGTGCATCGCAGGGCAGAAACTCCTTAAAGTCAAGCATTTTCTTCGTGAGTTTACTCATCAAACCCCATCGCCATTCTGAAGTCCTTTTGAAACGACACCGCGCGTTTTGGTTGCTCGGAATGAGACACAGGTCCTGATTTCTAAAGCAATACTTGAAGAATATTGAGCGGTTTAGAGCCGTAATGGAAGCAAACAAAACGACAAGGTTTTTCCGTCAACTAAGAAATGTAGTTACGGTCACGCACTCCCACTGGAGTTTCCCATTATGGGCATTTCGGTAAAAGTcttctttataaaagaaaaaaaatcctacgCAATATATACATCTGTACCCAGAAATCAACGACAGAACAGAGTGTCCCCTATCAGCAGGCTTCATCCCAGAAGTCAGCGCCATCTCTTCATCTCGAGTCAGAATCACTGCTGTCTgatgaagaggaggaagaggaggatgagGAAGAGTCTGAACTGGAGCTGCTGGCACTGAGGCGAGACGCAGCGTTGTGAGGTTCCACACTGCTGGCCTTCTCCACTGAAAAGTGAAGAACACAACCAGGTTAAAACGAGAACTGGTTTGGCAGGAGGCAGTGAGCGGCGATGTCAGCCCTACCTTTGGGTTTCTGGGGCTTCTTGGCAGAGTTGAGCTGTCCACTCACATCGTGCAATCTTCTCTCtaattctctctttttctccagAGCTAGCTCCTCTTGGCTCTTCCCGCCGCCCTTCTTCACGGCTGCAGAGGAGAATTCAAGATTACGTTCATTTCGCGCTGTCGTTTTGAAAACCGGTCCCAAAAATATTGTTACTAACCAGCTGCAGATAAGGAAGGGTGACATATATACCACTGCAATGGAGTAAAACTGATTTTTCTATTTTGTGTGTAGTAGACCAAATGAGATGAAGAAATATAGACAAATATCAAAACACAAGGCAAGAGTGTCTTTAGATTTCAATCCGACAGCAATGAAATACAGCGACGTATATTCAATTTGGGTTTCAAGGACAAGGCAGCTCACCGCAAGGTTTGCGAGGTTTCTTGCGCAGGCAGGTCATGACGTATCGCTCCAGCTCGCGCAGAGTGGACGGCTTTAGCATCTCTAAGTCGATCTCGATCTCCTCTGGGTTCGTGTCGCGCAGAGAGGGCTCGCGTGACTGGATGATGTGCACCACGCGGCCCAGCTTCTCTCCAGGCAGCTTGTTGATGTCCAGGCTGAGCTGGCGCTTGTCGTCGTAGCTCATGGGCAGCCCGTCCTCTTCCTCCTCCGAATCGTAGTGGGGAAGAGAAACGACGGGCTCAGCGAAACGAGGCGATGGGGTCGACTTCTTAGTGTTCCTGCCAGAGTAATAAACACAAGGACTGAAAATATGAAATGTGCAATATTTCGTGTTTGTTATCCGTTTGGGTACTAATACTTTTGCAATGTTCAACTTAACTGGTtgctcaaaatgttaaatgcttccTCAATTTTAGGAtgctataaatgtaaatgtgatgtattataattagggctgtcaaacgattaatcgcgattaatcgcatccagaataaaagtttgtttactctatgtactgtgcatattaattttgtatttataaatacaaacacatacacatgaatacatatttaggaaatatttacatgtatttatttatatttactaataattgaaattatatataaatgtttattaatttttagattttccttaaatatatgcatgtatgtgtatgtgttaataactacaaaattattatgcacagtacacagatatatattatgtaaacacaaacttttattctggatgcgattaatcgcgattaatcgtttgacagccctaaaatgtTTAGCtaaaagtacattttcagaGGAGTACCGAAAAAGATCTATTGTATATTAGTCTACTACTGATCAAATATGAAAGTACACACTTCCTGCCGCTCTTTTTGCTCTGCGCACACGACAGCGAGACTCGGCCATATTTGCTTTTAGACAGCCTGCCGGGTTTCTCGCGGTCGTCGGTCGTCAGGCCGCGGCCACCTCGCCGTTTCTCtggcttctttttcttcttcttgtcTTTCTTCTTCTCTCGTTTCCTCTTGGGTTTGGCGATGGGGCCGGAGGACAGAGCCGCCAGCTGCTCATGAACCGCTCGAAGCTGCAGCACAGAGCACATATAAATGAACATCTGaacatatttataaaagaaCGCATTTATAGAATTTCAGTCTTGCCcatatatacattatacatacaCAAAGGTTGCTTTAAAGAAACTCGGATACGTCATGTAACACCTCGTTCTCATTGGATGTATGAATTCACACAGGTGTTGTTTTTCACATTAACCTCAGTCAAATGTCATCCTTCCAAACACCACATCAGATcccaaataaacaaaagaacaacacaaGTGAAATggttcacacacgcacacagatgtTTGAAGGGAGCGTGTGTACCTGTGTGCACACCTGATCCTGCAGCTGAGCCAGACGTTGAGCTCTCTCCTCCTCGCTGTCAGAACTCGGACTGCTCTCGCTGCTCGGCTCGCTCTCGCTGCTCGGCTCGCTTTCCGACGATGAGGTagatgatgatgaagacgaggaagaggaggatgaaGAGGAGGAGTGGTGCATTCCCAGCATGCCCATGTTCCGCCCCAGTGGCATGGGAGACAATTCCTCCTCCTCCGAAACCTCGTCGGGCATCTTTGCAAAGCGAAACTCAAACACGTCCTGCAGGAGCGATGGAAGAGAAACATTCAACACATAAAACGACACGTAAAGATGtacaaatgtgacattttttatgGGAGATGCACAAATTTATAAACGAGCAACACATCTGTGACAAATGCTATCGGCTAATATCGTTAGTTCAAAGATTTTTCAACTATTATTcgttaacaattaggcctattCAATCATTCAATTTTGGCTAAGTATACAATTCAATATCCACAATACAATTATTGCCCAAAAGGTCATTTATTAAGTCAGAGGTAGGGGATGTAacattcaccgtgagccggttgaaaatcaattcggttgagatgttaaatgagTCGCGAAACATGTTTTCAACAGCAGGGGTCGCTGTGTTTACAgcaaacttggaaaacgtgGATATGTTAAAATTTCTTAAATTTACAAAAATCCAAGACAGGGAAATCTTATCTTTTGTATAATTtgacaaaagatattttgattttaaaaagcaaTGAGCAGCATTTAAGAACTAATAAAAGGActcttgttcatttctaatttgtcttcactcattttgtaaaaaacaaaTTGTGAAAAAAAGAAACAGATTGTGAGATCAGTATTTTATCACACTGTGAGccgagtgaatcgttacatccctcaGATGTCAAGGTAAATGTAACGTAACCTGCCCAGTCTTATGTCATtcccaataaaaaaaaaaaacgtaacaaGAGGCGGTTGAGGTCATCACCTGCAGTTTGCGCGCCATGGCAACGACATCATGATCTGGCGGGTTGTACTTGTAGCAGTTGGAGAACATCAATCTGACATCAGCGCTGAACTGCTGAGCATCTCTGTACTCGCGCTCGTCCATCTTCCTCTGAACACAAACCAGAGTGATGTCACTTAtcacaaaacaaacagtttgaGATGCTGACTGTACAATTAAAAGAAAGCGTTCTTGAGCACACCACATCAAATCCTTTCAATGCAAGAATGCAGGTCTCGTCCATGCGAGTCACCTTGATGGTGCTGAGGTCTATTGGGTGTTTGATGATGTCGTGGTAGTCCAGCAGGCCTAGCGTTGACGCGTCCACGGGTTTGTAGAACGGCCACGCGTACGCCGCGTGTTTCTTCGACAGCAGCTCTTTCAGGACGGCGCTGCAGTAGCGCAGATGTTTGCTCAGTTTGCCCCGCCGGGAGGGCAGATGTGGCCGCACCGAGTCCGGCAGATCCTTGCAGGGGGGTTTGATGGGTCGCCGAGACAACGGTCTCCCCAAGACAGGCTGGAGGTGGGTGGGCTCGGCCACACCCCTGACCACGCCCACACCTGGAGAGCAGTCTACGGACGAGAGGGAATGGGGCATTTCTTCGGCCGACCCGTGACCTTTTCCCATGCCTCCCATCCGGCTGGCGGATGTCATGGGGAACCCGAGCGTCGTGGGCGTGGTTGTGTCGGCTTTACGCTTGACGCCTTTCTTCTGCGGAGAGAACAGGGACATCATAACACGCGGTGAGTAATACTTACTGAACCTACACAAATCCATATGAATCGTAATAACGGTGTATGCAAGTTTGGTGGGCGAAACGTTGCACAACGACATGTTTATTATACACGagacttattcatatttttagataCCCCGTGAGTGACGTTATAAAAATTGGAATAGGAAACGATGCGTACCTTTGCAGTGGGTTGAGTGGGTGGTGGTGTCAACAGTGATGGAGGGGGTTCGGAGTTGCTCAACAGGGTCAGCGGGGGGGTGGAAAACCACGAATCCGGCGTGTCGGGAGATGAATGAGAGTATACCGACTGAGACACGGCAGGAACCTGGTGAGCACTCGTAACACTTCCtcctaaatgaagaaaaaggAAGTAAGGAATTGCAAGACGAGTAAACGACAATCAACAGATCATCAAGTCGATGTAAAATCATTCAGTTCCACATCTATCTAGCATGAACTGTGACTGGTCGATGGTTTTTTCTAAGTGGGTGACACAACAGGCTCATGCCGATGGTTAAACCTCACCTCTGCCTCGACGTCCTTTCACACTTTTAGCTCCTCTACCTCTTGGAGCAGGAGGGGGCAACTCAATCTCCTCCTGAGGCATTTGGGCAACTTTCTGTAAGAAGACTTTCTCCAGAGACTGTGCCATCAGAACGATGTCATCCGTCGGCTGTTACAAAAAAGGCCACATTCACCACTTCTGTAGCCATGCAATGCAAGTGTCACTTATTTCATATTGATTTATGCTTGACACGattacacagaaaaacactgaCGTTAATCAAAACTATGCACCTTATTGTAGATGTAACAGTTGGTAAACATGGTGTTAAAGTCTTGTAAGCATTCACCGGCGCCACGGTAGTAGTTATTTTCCAGTCGTTTTTTGATAGTGCCCATGTCCATCGCCTGTTTAATAATCTTATGGTAGTCCTGAAAGCATAAGGAAAATGCATTATTGGATGCCAGATCATCAAATTATTATATAAAGCAACTGCCACAACAACATGCTCGAGTTTTCCCAATGGCCAGCCATTCACAGCAACTTTTTCAGGGAGGAACagatcaaatattttaataatacaaatatataaataataaaaaagtttacatttttaaagggatagttcatccaaaaatgaaaattctgtcattttttactcacgctcatgtaatttcatacctgtataaatgactttgttccgatgaacacaaagaaagatatttggaagaatgttggtcattttcagttccgggacatcattgactaccatagtaggaagaattaaatggtagtcaaaggtgccgagaactctttgttttcctaaattcttcaaaatatatcattgtgtgttcaacagaacaaaaaaatacaatattgttttcctactatggtagcggatgatgtcccagaactgaaaattgcgaacattcttccaaatatctttctctgtgttcattggaacaaagaaatgtataaaggtgTGAAAcagcctgagggtgagtaaatgatgacagatttttcatttttggatgaactagccctttaagtaCTCAACGGCAATTGAAATAATCCGGATTACATATTCTCCACAGACTCACAGGTAAATTGAGTCGAGCCGCATTCACAGGTTCATGGAAAGGCCACGCAAAGTGATGCCGCCACAACGCCTTTACCAAGACCTTGTGGAGGAACTGCAGCTGATTGGTCGCGCGTCCCTGACGGCTGGGGTCCTTCACCGGAGGCTGCAGGAGCAGAGGAGGGCCGGGCGGAGGTGCCTGGGGCAGAGACGGACTCTCGAAACCCTCGTAGAGCAGCGACGGCTTACGGATCCGTTTGCCTGAACTCTGTTCCATCCCACTTATGACAGACCGTCCCACACAGCTGCAGCGGGCACGAACAGACAAACATTAACCAAAAATATGAGAACTGTTGCATTTGGAATCAGGGGGTTAAAGATGTAACACAACTTCTTACTGGCTTTATATtagatataaaataatgcaatgtaCAATCAAACTGTTGTGAAAAATATGACATGCAGAATatgaatttttttgttattagcaatggtgtttgtttttgtttgttttgttgcacATGCAGCTAGAAGTTATTATTTTTGGCCGTCAATAACTCATTGCATTGAATGACATCAACAAAatagttttgattttgatttcacaagtcaatttattttaaaacaaaaagtttttatttagaaaaatagATGGAAATTATACTGCTATTTAATGTTACTCCATGTCTTTACACACAGACTTCTGCTGGTAAACAGAGACATGCACAATGGCAAACATTACCATTTATCATTTGCACTATTCATTTTAAGTGATGCTCCCAGGTCTTTCGCAAATCATTctttaaaattcaaaaatgaaatgtaaattatCCACTTAAATAACATTATACACCTGTAAATTCAACAAGCGTCATCCGTCCCAATCCCCGCCTATTCTCTGTTTACAAACAAACGCTGCATGAATATTCCTCCACCCCTCTCCAGACCTGCAGAAACCCTCTGCTGCATACATGCATTACATACTGCATGCACTGAACGGATTTTTATGCAATAATTACGAGGCTCATTGAAATTATGCAATTGACACAAATGCGAAAACGGTTCAAAGTGTTGCAGTAATTTGCGGTGTGTATACGCTACACAATAACATTTCTCTAAAATTAAAAACCGTGTAAATGCCAAAATACCACACTGTCACATCCGCAACGAATGCCGTAACTTTGGTATTTATAACAGGAGCCGTGGTTACCATGTGAACGTGTGTTACAGGGAGCGTAGCCCTTTAAAAGCTGAAGATGGCGGAGGTGAATGATGCAGTCCAGACCCACAACATAAGGATGCTCACTGCACGCTCTTAATTTCATGACTGAAACTCGTTGTTAAAGAATGCAATGCACGGTCGTATCGCCAAGTTGAGTAAGGTATTAAAAACATCCCGTAAGCAAACGCTTTATTTTTTTTCGTCAGATGTGATCAAAGATTACACAGAGGATTCGTTTTGGGTTCCGAGAGCACGACGATACTACCTGTCAAGAGACGGGTTGATGGCCGCCTCCATACGGATGGATCGCGATTATTTTGCGGCGCCGTATCCTGCGGTTTCGCCTCGGTTTTATTGTCATTCAACTGCTTCGTGAAACACACAGCGCCGTCCAACTAGCAAATGGAGCCTTTCTATTTCCGCTCCTGGGTTTTTATACAACGGCGtgatcaaccaatcagaattcaTCCCGCCTATTTGTCTGGTTTCTTATTGGCTCAATTTGAAGCCTTTCAAACGATAGACACGCCCGTATAAGGCACAGCGGAAGCGAGGGGGTTTGTGCATGACTCACGGTTACCATCTAGTGAGGGTTGAacaatttaaattttaaatatgtagcactattattaattaattgagagataatattttatgaaaacaatACGTTTTATAACCTATTTATTTTATAGGAAAGCAAAAGCGTGTCTACAAATGATATATTTATGCATGTTACAATGAATGTCCTATAAAtaagttaaaataaagaaaaactatAGCCTAATGCTCATTGTGTCGTTTAGTGGCCAGTGGATGTTTTGGACAGTAAAATATCACAGAAtcgtatttaaagggatacttcaccaaaaaatgaaaattctgtcatcatttactcacaaccaagttgttccaaatctgtatcaatttctttgttctgatgaacacagagaaagatatttggaagagtgcttataaccagacagattttgctccccataataggaaaaattacttcatcgtttttttttt contains:
- the brd2b gene encoding bromodomain-containing protein 2b isoform X2 yields the protein MEAAINPSLDSCVGRSVISGMEQSSGKRIRKPSLLYEGFESPSLPQAPPPGPPLLLQPPVKDPSRQGRATNQLQFLHKVLVKALWRHHFAWPFHEPVNAARLNLPDYHKIIKQAMDMGTIKKRLENNYYRGAGECLQDFNTMFTNCYIYNKPTDDIVLMAQSLEKVFLQKVAQMPQEEIELPPPAPRGRGAKSVKGRRGRGGSVTSAHQVPAVSQSVYSHSSPDTPDSWFSTPPLTLLSNSEPPPSLLTPPPTQPTAKKKGVKRKADTTTPTTLGFPMTSASRMGGMGKGHGSAEEMPHSLSSVDCSPGVGVVRGVAEPTHLQPVLGRPLSRRPIKPPCKDLPDSVRPHLPSRRGKLSKHLRYCSAVLKELLSKKHAAYAWPFYKPVDASTLGLLDYHDIIKHPIDLSTIKRKMDEREYRDAQQFSADVRLMFSNCYKYNPPDHDVVAMARKLQDVFEFRFAKMPDEVSEEEELSPMPLGRNMGMLGMHHSSSSSSSSSSSSSSTSSSESEPSSESEPSSESSPSSDSEEERAQRLAQLQDQLRAVHEQLAALSSGPIAKPKRKREKKKDKKKKKKPEKRRGGRGLTTDDREKPGRLSKSKYGRVSLSCAQSKKSGRKNTKKSTPSPRFAEPVVSLPHYDSEEEEDGLPMSYDDKRQLSLDINKLPGEKLGRVVHIIQSREPSLRDTNPEEIEIDLEMLKPSTLRELERYVMTCLRKKPRKPCAVKKGGGKSQEELALEKKRELERRLHDVSGQLNSAKKPQKPKVEKASSVEPHNAASRLSASSSSSDSSSSSSSSSSSDSSDSDSR
- the brd2b gene encoding bromodomain-containing protein 2b isoform X3, which gives rise to MEAAINPSLDSGMEQSSGKRIRKPSLLYEGFESPSLPQAPPPGPPLLLQPPVKDPSRQGRATNQLQFLHKVLVKALWRHHFAWPFHEPVNAARLNLPDYHKIIKQAMDMGTIKKRLENNYYRGAGECLQDFNTMFTNCYIYNKPTDDIVLMAQSLEKVFLQKVAQMPQEEIELPPPAPRGRGAKSVKGRRGRGGSVTSAHQVPAVSQSVYSHSSPDTPDSWFSTPPLTLLSNSEPPPSLLTPPPTQPTAKKKGVKRKADTTTPTTLGFPMTSASRMGGMGKGHGSAEEMPHSLSSVDCSPGVGVVRGVAEPTHLQPVLGRPLSRRPIKPPCKDLPDSVRPHLPSRRGKLSKHLRYCSAVLKELLSKKHAAYAWPFYKPVDASTLGLLDYHDIIKHPIDLSTIKRKMDEREYRDAQQFSADVRLMFSNCYKYNPPDHDVVAMARKLQDVFEFRFAKMPDEVSEEEELSPMPLGRNMGMLGMHHSSSSSSSSSSSSSSTSSSESEPSSESEPSSESSPSSDSEEERAQRLAQLQDQVCTQLRAVHEQLAALSSGPIAKPKRKREKKKDKKKKKKPEKRRGGRGLTTDDREKPGRLSKSKYGRVSLSCAQSKKSGRKNTKKSTPSPRFAEPVVSLPHYDSEEEEDGLPMSYDDKRQLSLDINKLPGEKLGRVVHIIQSREPSLRDTNPEEIEIDLEMLKPSTLRELERYVMTCLRKKPRKPCAVKKGGGKSQEELALEKKRELERRLHDVSGQLNSAKKPQKPKVEKASSVEPHNAASRLSASSSSSDSSSSSSSSSSSDSSDSDSR
- the brd2b gene encoding bromodomain-containing protein 2b isoform X1 — protein: MEAAINPSLDSCVGRSVISGMEQSSGKRIRKPSLLYEGFESPSLPQAPPPGPPLLLQPPVKDPSRQGRATNQLQFLHKVLVKALWRHHFAWPFHEPVNAARLNLPDYHKIIKQAMDMGTIKKRLENNYYRGAGECLQDFNTMFTNCYIYNKPTDDIVLMAQSLEKVFLQKVAQMPQEEIELPPPAPRGRGAKSVKGRRGRGGSVTSAHQVPAVSQSVYSHSSPDTPDSWFSTPPLTLLSNSEPPPSLLTPPPTQPTAKKKGVKRKADTTTPTTLGFPMTSASRMGGMGKGHGSAEEMPHSLSSVDCSPGVGVVRGVAEPTHLQPVLGRPLSRRPIKPPCKDLPDSVRPHLPSRRGKLSKHLRYCSAVLKELLSKKHAAYAWPFYKPVDASTLGLLDYHDIIKHPIDLSTIKRKMDEREYRDAQQFSADVRLMFSNCYKYNPPDHDVVAMARKLQDVFEFRFAKMPDEVSEEEELSPMPLGRNMGMLGMHHSSSSSSSSSSSSSSTSSSESEPSSESEPSSESSPSSDSEEERAQRLAQLQDQVCTQLRAVHEQLAALSSGPIAKPKRKREKKKDKKKKKKPEKRRGGRGLTTDDREKPGRLSKSKYGRVSLSCAQSKKSGRKNTKKSTPSPRFAEPVVSLPHYDSEEEEDGLPMSYDDKRQLSLDINKLPGEKLGRVVHIIQSREPSLRDTNPEEIEIDLEMLKPSTLRELERYVMTCLRKKPRKPCAVKKGGGKSQEELALEKKRELERRLHDVSGQLNSAKKPQKPKVEKASSVEPHNAASRLSASSSSSDSSSSSSSSSSSDSSDSDSR